In the Pseudomonas orientalis genome, one interval contains:
- a CDS encoding FadR/GntR family transcriptional regulator encodes MPNENAPPVRRRSTNLAQGVVDALTRRILLGQLKPGEKLPSESTIVIEHGVSRTVVREAISKLQASGLVETRHGIGTFVLAQHARQGLRLHVDTVASVRNMLELRLGLEVQAVALAALRRTDVQLAHMRQALDDYQASLASNDSCVEEDKRFHQLIAEATGNTFFSEIMQHLGTAMIPRTQVKADERGGADFAKLGQLASLEHEAIFNALQRQDPDAARAAMVLHLTNSRDRFSGE; translated from the coding sequence ATGCCCAATGAAAACGCGCCCCCTGTGCGCAGACGCTCCACCAACCTGGCCCAAGGCGTGGTCGACGCGCTGACCCGGCGCATTCTGCTCGGGCAGCTCAAGCCGGGCGAAAAACTGCCGTCCGAATCCACCATCGTGATCGAGCATGGGGTGAGCCGTACGGTGGTGCGCGAAGCCATTTCCAAGCTGCAGGCGTCGGGTCTGGTGGAGACGCGCCACGGCATCGGCACGTTCGTCCTGGCGCAACACGCCCGGCAGGGCCTGCGCCTGCACGTCGACACCGTCGCCAGCGTGCGCAATATGCTGGAGCTGCGCCTGGGCCTGGAAGTACAGGCGGTGGCATTGGCCGCGTTGCGCCGTACCGACGTGCAACTGGCCCACATGCGCCAGGCGCTGGACGACTATCAGGCCTCCCTGGCCAGCAACGACAGCTGTGTGGAGGAGGACAAGCGCTTTCACCAACTGATCGCCGAAGCCACCGGCAATACGTTTTTCAGTGAAATCATGCAGCATCTGGGCACCGCGATGATCCCGCGCACCCAGGTCAAGGCTGACGAGCGTGGCGGGGCGGATTTTGCCAAGCTGGGTCAACTGGCGAGCCTGGAGCATGAGGCGATCTTCAATGCGCTCCAGCGTCAGGACCCGGACGCCGCGCGCGCGGCGATGGTGCTGCATTTGACCAACAGCCGTGATCGTTTTTCCGGCGAATGA
- a CDS encoding MFS transporter, with protein MNHSSHASAASQTDSVLTRAVSKVKGHVLPLFVIMFILNYIDRVNIGFVRTHMEHDLGIGAAAYGFGAGLFFIGYAIFEVPSNMLLQKVGARIWLTRIMFTWGIVATLMAFIQNETHFYILRFLLGVAEAGFFPGVIYYFTRWLPGVERGKAIAIFLSGSAVASLISGPLSGALLQIEGFGLHGWQWMFAIEGLASVALGFFVWFWLDSKPHDAKWLSREEQDALVAAIDQEQRDREALTTVKPTLGKLLKDRQILLFCVLYFCIQLTIYAATFWLPSIIKKMGDLSDVQVGFFNSIPWLISIIAMYAFATLSGKFKFQQAWVAAALLIAAAGMFMSTTGGPIFAFVAICFAAIGFKSASSLFWPIPQGYLDVRIAAAVIALINSIGNLGGFVAPTTFGFLEQTTGSIQGGLYGLAGTSVLAAILVFFARTSPAAGLMSPSIAPTANAISKPL; from the coding sequence GTGAACCATTCCAGCCATGCATCCGCTGCATCACAAACCGATTCGGTGCTTACCCGCGCCGTGAGCAAAGTGAAGGGCCATGTGCTCCCACTGTTCGTGATCATGTTCATCCTCAACTACATCGACCGGGTCAATATCGGCTTCGTGCGCACGCACATGGAGCACGACCTGGGCATCGGCGCGGCAGCCTATGGCTTCGGCGCCGGGCTGTTCTTCATCGGCTACGCGATCTTTGAAGTGCCGTCCAACATGCTGCTGCAAAAAGTCGGCGCGCGCATCTGGCTGACGCGCATCATGTTCACCTGGGGCATCGTCGCCACGTTGATGGCGTTCATCCAGAACGAAACCCACTTTTACATTCTGCGGTTCCTGCTGGGTGTGGCTGAAGCAGGCTTCTTTCCCGGGGTGATCTACTACTTCACGCGCTGGTTGCCCGGGGTTGAACGCGGCAAAGCCATCGCGATCTTCCTCAGCGGTTCGGCGGTGGCGTCCTTGATCTCCGGCCCGCTGTCGGGTGCGCTGTTGCAGATCGAAGGCTTCGGACTGCACGGCTGGCAATGGATGTTCGCCATCGAAGGCCTGGCCTCTGTGGCGCTGGGCTTCTTTGTGTGGTTCTGGCTGGACTCCAAGCCCCATGACGCCAAGTGGCTGAGCCGCGAAGAACAGGACGCGCTGGTTGCGGCCATCGATCAGGAACAGCGTGACCGCGAAGCCCTGACCACGGTCAAACCAACCCTCGGCAAGCTGCTCAAGGACCGACAGATCCTGCTGTTCTGCGTGTTGTATTTCTGCATCCAACTGACGATTTATGCAGCGACGTTCTGGCTGCCGAGCATCATCAAGAAGATGGGCGACCTGAGCGACGTACAAGTCGGCTTCTTCAATTCGATTCCCTGGCTGATCTCGATCATCGCCATGTACGCCTTCGCAACGCTGTCAGGCAAGTTCAAGTTCCAGCAGGCGTGGGTCGCGGCAGCCTTGTTGATCGCAGCGGCCGGGATGTTCATGTCCACCACCGGCGGGCCGATCTTCGCCTTCGTGGCGATCTGCTTTGCGGCCATCGGGTTCAAATCCGCGTCTTCGTTGTTCTGGCCGATTCCCCAGGGCTACCTCGACGTGCGCATCGCGGCCGCAGTGATCGCCTTGATCAACTCCATCGGCAACCTGGGCGGCTTTGTCGCACCGACCACCTTCGGCTTTCTGGAACAAACCACCGGCTCGATCCAGGGCGGGCTTTACGGCCTGGCCGGCACCTCGGTGCTCGCGGCTATCCTGGTGTTTTTCGCCAGGACCTCACCTGCCGCCGGGCTAATGTCTCCCAGCATTGCGCCCACCGCCAACGCCATCAGCAAACCTCTTTGA
- the gudD gene encoding glucarate dehydratase, with the protein MNTPVITHLHVIPVAGHDSMLLNLSGAHGPYFTRNIVIIKDSSGNTGVGEVPGGERIRETLEDARSLVIGQPIGQYQRILNQMRSTFASRDAAGRGLQTFDLRITIHAVTAIEAALLDLLGQFLEVPVAALLGEGQQRDAVKMLGYLFYVGDRTATDLAYRNEADADDDWLRLRHEKALTADAVVRLAEAAKARYGFNDFKLKGGVLSGDAEIEAVTALAERFPDARITLDPNGAWSLKEAIRLCRDQHHVLAYAEDPCGAENGYSGREVMAEFRRATGLKTATNMIATDWREMGHAIQLQSVDIPLADPHFWTMQGSVRVAQMCHEWGLTWGSHSNNHFDISLAMFTQVAAAAPGEITAIDTHWIWQDGQRLTREPLKIEGGYVKVPAKPGLGVDIDMDAVAKAHELYKDMGLGARDDSVAMQFLMPGWRFNNKQPCLVR; encoded by the coding sequence ATGAATACTCCCGTCATCACCCACTTGCACGTCATCCCGGTCGCCGGTCACGACAGCATGCTGCTGAACCTCAGCGGCGCCCACGGTCCTTACTTCACGCGCAATATCGTGATTATCAAGGACAGCAGCGGCAACACCGGCGTGGGTGAAGTGCCCGGTGGCGAACGCATCCGTGAAACCCTGGAGGACGCGCGCAGCCTGGTGATCGGCCAGCCGATCGGTCAGTACCAGCGCATCCTCAACCAGATGCGCAGCACCTTTGCCTCTCGGGACGCAGCCGGGCGTGGGCTGCAAACCTTTGACCTGCGTATCACCATTCACGCGGTTACGGCGATAGAGGCGGCGCTGCTCGACTTGCTCGGTCAGTTCCTCGAGGTGCCGGTGGCCGCCCTGCTCGGCGAGGGCCAGCAACGCGACGCAGTGAAAATGCTCGGTTACCTGTTCTACGTCGGTGACCGCACCGCCACGGACCTGGCCTACCGCAACGAGGCCGACGCCGATGACGACTGGTTGCGCCTGCGCCATGAAAAAGCCCTGACTGCCGACGCCGTGGTACGCCTGGCCGAAGCCGCCAAGGCCCGATACGGTTTCAACGACTTCAAGCTCAAGGGCGGCGTATTGAGTGGCGATGCCGAGATCGAAGCGGTCACCGCCCTGGCCGAGCGCTTTCCGGATGCGCGCATCACCCTTGACCCGAACGGCGCCTGGTCGCTCAAGGAAGCCATCCGCCTGTGCCGCGACCAGCATCACGTCCTGGCCTACGCCGAAGACCCCTGCGGCGCGGAAAACGGCTATTCGGGCCGCGAAGTCATGGCCGAATTCCGCCGCGCCACGGGCCTCAAAACCGCCACCAACATGATCGCCACCGACTGGCGCGAAATGGGCCACGCCATTCAGTTGCAATCGGTGGACATCCCCCTCGCCGACCCGCATTTCTGGACGATGCAAGGCTCGGTGCGCGTGGCGCAAATGTGCCATGAATGGGGCCTGACCTGGGGCTCGCACTCCAACAACCATTTCGATATTTCCCTGGCCATGTTCACCCAGGTGGCGGCGGCCGCGCCGGGCGAGATCACCGCTATCGACACCCACTGGATCTGGCAGGACGGACAGCGCCTGACCCGGGAGCCACTGAAGATCGAAGGCGGCTACGTAAAGGTGCCGGCCAAGCCTGGCCTGGGGGTGGATATCGACATGGACGCCGTGGCCAAGGCCCACGAGTTGTACAAGGATATGGGCCTGGGCGCGCGGGATGACAGCGTGGCGATGCAGTTCCTGATGCCGGGTTGGCGCTTCAACAACAAGCAGCCTTGCCTGGTACGGTGA
- a CDS encoding MBL fold metallo-hydrolase — protein MKFTTLPLALGIACGAAAVPAFAGSSTPEAAHKVDLQQVRNATVKITYGGTTFLIDPMLAKKGTYPGFENTYRSELRNPLVDLTESPAEVISGVDAVIVTHTHLDHWDDAAQQALPKDIPLFAQHEEDAQLIRSQGFKNVRVLTDEAQFGGVKITKTGGQHGTDEMYAVPALAKPLGEAMGVVFQAPGYKTLYLAGDTVWRKEVDQAIETFQPEVIVLNAGKAMMAGYKGSIIMGEEDVLRAAQTAKNAKIVAVHMDAINHMSLTREALRSYVKQHGIEGRVDIPEDGASLAF, from the coding sequence ATGAAATTTACAACGCTACCCCTGGCCCTCGGCATTGCTTGCGGCGCCGCTGCCGTCCCCGCATTTGCAGGCTCGAGCACACCAGAAGCCGCCCACAAGGTGGACCTTCAACAAGTGCGTAACGCGACGGTGAAAATCACCTATGGCGGTACCACCTTTCTGATCGACCCGATGCTGGCTAAAAAGGGCACCTACCCAGGCTTTGAAAACACCTACCGCAGCGAGCTGCGCAACCCGCTGGTGGACTTGACCGAGTCCCCGGCCGAGGTTATTTCCGGCGTCGACGCTGTAATCGTTACACACACCCACCTTGACCACTGGGACGACGCCGCACAGCAAGCGCTGCCCAAGGACATCCCGTTGTTTGCCCAGCATGAAGAAGACGCGCAACTGATTCGTTCCCAAGGCTTCAAGAATGTGCGTGTGCTGACCGACGAGGCGCAGTTCGGCGGCGTCAAGATCACCAAGACCGGCGGCCAGCATGGCACCGACGAGATGTATGCCGTGCCGGCACTGGCCAAGCCGTTGGGCGAAGCCATGGGCGTGGTGTTTCAAGCGCCGGGCTATAAGACGCTGTACCTGGCCGGTGACACGGTGTGGCGCAAAGAGGTCGACCAGGCCATCGAGACGTTTCAGCCTGAGGTGATCGTGCTCAATGCCGGAAAGGCCATGATGGCAGGGTATAAAGGCTCGATCATCATGGGCGAGGAAGATGTGCTGCGCGCTGCCCAGACCGCAAAAAACGCGAAGATCGTGGCGGTGCATATGGACGCCATCAACCACATGTCCCTGACCCGCGAGGCGTTGCGCAGCTACGTCAAGCAGCACGGTATCGAGGGACGGGTGGATATTCCTGAAGACGGTGCATCATTGGCATTCTGA
- a CDS encoding GlxA family transcriptional regulator, which yields MPPIRVAVLAFDGVSLFHLSVPGMVLGTAHSRPDEPHYQVDYCAEQPGIVSSDQGLGLSVSLGLELMHTADVIIIPAWGDQSVTASPTLINALQLADAQGKLMVGLCLGAFVLGDAGLLDNKEATTHWAVRDEFARRFPDARFRPEVLYVCDGNIITSAGTVAAIDCCLHLVRQRLGADVANRTAKMLVTPPHRQGGQAQYVEHPVPQLSSETHLSQVLAWARAHLAEDLSLDVLADRARMSRRTFTRRFKEATGTTVSKWLSAERVARAQALLETTDLAVECIAGEVGFGTALSLRQHFGRQLGTSPSEYRKMFCLGVEQ from the coding sequence ATGCCCCCCATACGTGTAGCCGTTCTCGCCTTCGACGGCGTCAGCCTGTTTCATCTCTCCGTGCCGGGAATGGTGCTGGGAACGGCCCACTCCAGGCCCGACGAGCCTCATTACCAGGTCGATTACTGTGCCGAGCAGCCCGGCATAGTCAGCAGTGACCAAGGCCTCGGGCTGTCCGTGAGCCTCGGCCTGGAACTGATGCACACGGCCGATGTGATCATCATCCCCGCCTGGGGCGATCAGTCGGTGACGGCGTCCCCCACGCTCATCAACGCGCTGCAGCTGGCCGATGCACAGGGCAAGCTGATGGTGGGCTTGTGTCTGGGCGCATTCGTGCTGGGCGATGCGGGCCTGCTGGACAACAAGGAAGCCACCACCCACTGGGCCGTCCGCGACGAGTTTGCGCGGCGCTTTCCCGACGCTCGGTTCCGGCCGGAGGTTCTGTATGTATGTGACGGCAACATCATCACTTCCGCCGGTACCGTAGCGGCCATCGACTGTTGCCTGCACTTGGTACGCCAGCGCCTCGGCGCCGATGTGGCGAACCGTACTGCGAAGATGCTGGTCACCCCGCCCCACCGCCAGGGCGGCCAGGCGCAATACGTGGAGCACCCGGTGCCGCAACTATCCAGCGAGACGCACCTGTCGCAGGTGCTGGCATGGGCGCGCGCGCACCTGGCCGAGGACCTGTCGCTGGACGTGCTGGCGGACCGGGCCAGGATGAGCAGGCGCACCTTTACTCGTCGGTTCAAGGAGGCCACCGGCACCACGGTGTCCAAATGGTTGAGCGCCGAACGCGTGGCCAGGGCGCAGGCGCTGCTGGAGACGACCGATCTGGCGGTTGAATGCATCGCAGGGGAAGTGGGATTTGGCACGGCACTGTCATTGAGACAGCATTTTGGCAGGCAACTGGGCACGTCGCCTTCGGAGTATCGGAAGATGTTTTGCCTGGGAGTGGAACAGTGA
- a CDS encoding DUF6124 family protein — protein MKLNQAAHRAIDHYLNAGAEAPAPPSSTLFCVAENASSETLIANSYETFTSVTALLLDLSDEPTGKQRDVALAIHQLSELGVLLVDKLMERESAGAGS, from the coding sequence CTGAAACTCAATCAAGCGGCGCATCGTGCGATCGATCACTACCTCAACGCTGGCGCCGAGGCGCCTGCACCACCATCGTCCACGCTGTTCTGCGTCGCTGAGAATGCCAGCAGCGAAACGCTCATCGCCAACAGCTATGAAACCTTCACCTCGGTTACCGCCTTGCTGCTCGACCTGTCGGATGAACCGACCGGCAAACAGCGCGACGTGGCGCTGGCGATTCACCAACTGAGTGAGTTGGGGGTTTTGTTGGTGGATAAGCTGATGGAGCGCGAGAGCGCTGGAGCGGGAAGCTGA
- a CDS encoding transferase, with protein sequence MKLPQISTFITQWPSLGLGTAAAWQVTQDCENHVLALLSRLGAGYRRHGNCAIHESATVEEGAVLKGPIIIGEGSFVAAGAYLRGGVYLGKQCIVGPSCELKSSFMLGSSKLAHFNFVGDSVIGEGVNIEAGAIIANYRNELDGADIRIRYADAVIETGVNKFGALVGDGCKIGANAVIAPGAFLQPNSRVARLGLIDQLAYD encoded by the coding sequence ATGAAGCTTCCCCAGATCAGCACATTCATCACTCAATGGCCCTCCCTTGGCCTGGGCACTGCCGCCGCCTGGCAGGTGACCCAGGACTGCGAAAATCACGTCCTGGCGTTGCTTTCACGCCTCGGCGCAGGCTACCGCCGCCACGGAAACTGTGCCATTCATGAAAGCGCCACGGTCGAAGAAGGCGCTGTGCTGAAGGGGCCGATCATCATCGGTGAAGGCTCATTCGTCGCCGCAGGCGCCTACCTGCGTGGCGGCGTTTATCTGGGCAAACAGTGCATCGTGGGCCCAAGCTGCGAACTGAAAAGCAGCTTCATGCTTGGGTCGAGCAAGCTGGCGCATTTCAACTTTGTCGGCGATTCGGTGATCGGCGAAGGCGTCAATATCGAGGCCGGTGCAATCATCGCCAACTATCGTAACGAACTGGATGGCGCGGATATCAGGATCCGCTATGCCGATGCTGTCATTGAGACGGGCGTGAACAAATTCGGCGCCCTGGTAGGCGACGGCTGCAAAATTGGCGCAAACGCCGTCATCGCTCCCGGCGCGTTCCTGCAGCCCAACAGCCGTGTTGCGCGGTTGGGGTTGATTGATCAGCTCGCCTACGACTAA
- a CDS encoding alpha/beta hydrolase family protein produces MKTTLAALLLIGMITPAFANDNPIGFNTTNLPDARNQRALEMVVWYPTATRATPQLIRDDAVFFGALAVPDAPPAGGEHPLVVLSHGYGGNWGNQLWLASALAQRGYIVAAVNHPGTTSKDRSADAAAQLWQRPRDLSRAIDAVLARPKQFGAVAQNRIAAVGHSLGGWTVLENAGARFDADLFARDCLAHPKLGGCIGYAQMNPTGAVDGKAQLAADLRDKRVAAVVSLDLGLSRGMTDASLAALPVPALVIAGGVPSEDMAVGLESADLASRLPKASTQYVEISDASHFSFMAQCKPGAAAILDEEMPGDSMICRDSEAGRPRAQIQQQVITLISAFLAH; encoded by the coding sequence GTGAAAACCACCCTCGCCGCCTTGCTCCTGATTGGCATGATCACTCCCGCATTCGCCAACGACAATCCCATCGGTTTCAACACCACCAACCTGCCCGACGCACGCAACCAGCGCGCGCTGGAAATGGTGGTCTGGTACCCCACAGCAACCAGGGCCACTCCCCAGTTGATCCGGGACGACGCGGTATTCTTCGGCGCTCTGGCAGTGCCCGATGCGCCGCCGGCCGGTGGTGAACACCCGCTGGTGGTGCTCTCCCACGGCTACGGCGGCAATTGGGGCAATCAGCTGTGGTTGGCGAGTGCGCTGGCTCAGCGGGGTTATATCGTGGCGGCGGTGAATCATCCGGGCACTACCAGTAAGGACCGCAGTGCAGATGCGGCGGCGCAGTTATGGCAGCGACCCAGAGACCTGAGCCGCGCCATCGATGCGGTGCTTGCGCGGCCGAAGCAATTTGGTGCGGTGGCGCAAAACCGGATTGCGGCGGTGGGCCATTCTCTCGGTGGCTGGACGGTGCTGGAAAACGCCGGTGCGCGTTTCGATGCTGATCTGTTCGCCCGGGACTGCCTGGCCCATCCCAAGTTGGGTGGTTGCATCGGCTACGCGCAGATGAATCCCACCGGCGCTGTCGATGGCAAAGCCCAACTGGCCGCTGACTTGAGGGATAAGCGCGTCGCCGCTGTGGTGTCATTGGACCTGGGCCTGTCGCGAGGCATGACCGATGCCAGCCTGGCCGCGCTGCCCGTGCCGGCGCTGGTGATTGCTGGAGGCGTGCCCTCGGAGGACATGGCTGTGGGGCTGGAGTCTGCCGACTTGGCCAGTCGGCTGCCGAAAGCATCCACGCAATACGTGGAGATCAGCGACGCGAGCCACTTCAGCTTTATGGCGCAGTGCAAACCCGGCGCGGCGGCGATACTCGACGAGGAGATGCCCGGTGACAGCATGATTTGCCGAGACAGCGAGGCCGGGCGGCCCCGGGCGCAGATTCAGCAACAGGTGATCACGCTGATCAGCGCGTTCCTCGCGCATTGA
- a CDS encoding DUF2986 domain-containing protein — protein MNRQKKLQQLFKAKAKKANAKLAPKSKEKYISKADRLKLDAEAAQAPITPAETPAQ, from the coding sequence ATGAACCGCCAGAAAAAACTCCAGCAGCTTTTCAAGGCGAAAGCCAAAAAGGCCAACGCCAAACTGGCGCCGAAAAGCAAAGAAAAATACATCAGCAAGGCGGACCGTTTGAAGCTGGACGCCGAGGCTGCTCAAGCCCCAATCACGCCTGCCGAGACGCCTGCTCAATAA
- a CDS encoding GlxA family transcriptional regulator, which yields MSVPVLFVLLPNVLMLDLAGPAEVLRLAAQVDDPAAVDFALQYVSPVRSLHTSIGLSLTGLAPLPACLAPGTLVVLVGSSMKVDKAGQRAFESASASLVQWLQTVFAPSGERLICVCAGALTAARAGLLDGRRCTTHHALCATLQALAPKARVLENRLYVTDGPVSCSAGITAGIDMMLHLVAERAGPRLACAVARDMVVYLRRSGTDPQLSPWITGRNHLHPAVHRVQDAIAAAPCEAWTVTRMANLACTGSRHLARLFHEHVGISPLDYLHRLRLTVARELLAASSLDIETVAERAGFGSARHLRRIWGKYEAGTPSAMRLIEQASRQA from the coding sequence ATGAGCGTGCCGGTGCTGTTCGTGCTATTGCCCAATGTGCTGATGCTGGATCTGGCCGGGCCTGCCGAAGTGCTGCGTCTGGCCGCGCAGGTGGATGATCCGGCGGCGGTGGATTTCGCGCTGCAGTACGTCAGTCCGGTGCGGTCCCTGCACACCTCTATCGGCCTGTCGTTAACCGGCCTGGCGCCTTTGCCGGCCTGCTTGGCGCCCGGCACCCTGGTGGTGCTGGTGGGTTCCAGCATGAAGGTAGACAAAGCGGGGCAACGCGCCTTCGAATCCGCCAGTGCCAGCCTGGTGCAGTGGCTGCAAACGGTGTTCGCGCCCTCCGGCGAGCGTTTGATATGCGTGTGCGCCGGCGCGCTGACGGCCGCTCGCGCGGGGCTGCTTGACGGGCGCCGGTGCACCACGCACCACGCGCTGTGTGCCACGCTCCAGGCCCTTGCGCCCAAGGCGCGAGTGCTGGAAAACCGCCTGTACGTCACCGATGGCCCGGTCAGTTGCAGCGCCGGCATCACAGCCGGTATCGATATGATGCTGCACCTGGTCGCCGAGCGCGCCGGGCCCAGGCTGGCATGCGCCGTCGCGCGGGATATGGTGGTGTACCTGCGCCGCAGCGGCACTGACCCGCAGTTATCGCCGTGGATCACCGGACGCAATCACCTGCACCCGGCCGTCCATCGCGTACAGGACGCCATTGCCGCCGCGCCTTGTGAAGCCTGGACCGTCACCCGCATGGCGAACCTGGCCTGCACCGGCAGCCGCCACCTGGCGCGCCTGTTCCACGAACATGTCGGCATCAGCCCGCTGGATTACCTGCACCGTCTGCGCCTGACCGTGGCCCGCGAGCTGCTGGCGGCGTCGAGCCTGGACATCGAAACCGTTGCCGAGCGCGCAGGCTTTGGCTCGGCGCGCCATCTGCGGCGTATCTGGGGCAAATATGAAGCGGGCACGCCGTCGGCGATGCGCCTTATTGAGCAGGCGTCTCGGCAGGCGTGA
- a CDS encoding cysteine hydrolase family protein has product MSRRALIVIDAQHSFLHAPYWSENDLPNYLENQQALIDGCVQQGIPVVQVFHVEDQGHFSLASGNVRVLSELAIDPQLVIHKHYHSAFAGTPLAARLIEMGVTSLIISGIRTEQCCETTTRQASDSGFDVDFVSEATLTFPMTHARSGRVYTPAEIRERTELVLEGRFARIVTVAQALAG; this is encoded by the coding sequence ATGAGCCGCAGAGCCCTGATCGTAATCGACGCCCAACATTCATTCCTGCACGCACCTTACTGGTCCGAAAACGACCTGCCCAATTACCTGGAAAACCAGCAGGCCCTTATCGATGGCTGCGTTCAACAAGGTATCCCGGTGGTGCAGGTGTTTCATGTGGAAGACCAGGGCCACTTTTCGCTGGCATCGGGTAACGTCAGGGTATTGAGCGAGCTTGCGATCGATCCGCAGTTGGTCATCCATAAGCACTACCACAGCGCCTTCGCCGGTACGCCGCTGGCTGCGCGCCTCATCGAGATGGGCGTTACCAGTTTGATCATCAGCGGCATCCGTACCGAACAGTGCTGCGAGACCACCACGCGCCAGGCCTCGGACAGCGGTTTTGACGTCGACTTCGTCAGTGAGGCCACGCTGACCTTCCCGATGACCCACGCCCGCAGCGGCCGGGTGTACACGCCTGCCGAGATTCGCGAGCGTACCGAGTTGGTGCTGGAAGGTCGGTTTGCGCGCATCGTCACCGTCGCCCAAGCCTTGGCGGGGTGA
- a CDS encoding YeeE/YedE family protein yields the protein MSTSLSLTPARKPAAPLLAFIILMAGALFLQNAVGMRQVLLLIVGAALGLTLYHAAFGFTSAWRVFIKDRRGAGLRAQMVMLAVAVVLFFPALGAGTLFGQPVVGLVAPAGVSVVFGAFIFGIGMQLGGGCASGTLFTVGGGNARMLVTLLFFICGSLIATHHVDWWFALPSLPPISIVKSFGVLPALLLSLAVFAFIAWMTVRLEKGRHGQLEAGATSEHQGLRRFLRGPWPLVWGAIGLALLNYATLALAGRPWGITSAFALWGAKVASGLGVDVGSWAFWQMPTNAKALAAPVWEDITSVMDIGIVLGALLAAGLAGRFAPSLKIPARSLIAAVIGGLLLGYGSRLAYGCNIGAYFSGIASGSLHGWLWLVAAFIGNSVGVRLRPFFFADERRQVALSGC from the coding sequence ATGAGCACTTCTCTTTCCCTGACGCCGGCACGCAAGCCGGCCGCGCCCCTGCTGGCCTTTATCATCCTGATGGCAGGCGCCCTGTTCCTGCAGAATGCGGTGGGCATGCGCCAGGTATTGTTGCTGATCGTCGGCGCCGCCTTGGGCCTGACGCTGTACCACGCCGCCTTCGGGTTTACCTCGGCCTGGCGTGTGTTTATCAAGGATCGGCGCGGTGCCGGGTTGCGTGCGCAGATGGTGATGCTGGCGGTGGCGGTGGTGCTGTTCTTCCCGGCGCTGGGCGCGGGAACCTTGTTCGGCCAGCCGGTGGTCGGGCTGGTGGCGCCGGCCGGGGTGTCGGTGGTCTTCGGCGCGTTTATCTTCGGCATCGGCATGCAGTTGGGCGGCGGTTGCGCCTCGGGCACCTTATTCACCGTCGGCGGCGGTAATGCGCGCATGCTGGTGACCCTGTTGTTCTTTATCTGCGGTTCGTTGATTGCCACCCATCACGTCGACTGGTGGTTTGCCTTGCCATCGTTGCCGCCGATTTCAATCGTCAAAAGTTTTGGCGTACTGCCGGCGTTGCTTCTGAGTCTGGCGGTATTCGCATTCATTGCGTGGATGACTGTGCGTCTGGAGAAGGGCCGTCATGGCCAGCTTGAAGCAGGCGCGACCAGCGAACATCAGGGGCTGCGCCGCTTCCTGCGTGGGCCTTGGCCGTTGGTGTGGGGGGCAATTGGCCTGGCGCTGCTCAACTATGCCACGCTGGCCCTGGCCGGGCGGCCGTGGGGCATTACTTCAGCGTTCGCCCTGTGGGGCGCCAAGGTGGCAAGTGGGCTGGGTGTAGACGTAGGCAGTTGGGCGTTCTGGCAGATGCCGACCAACGCCAAGGCCCTGGCCGCACCCGTTTGGGAGGACATCACCAGCGTCATGGACATCGGCATCGTGCTTGGCGCGCTGTTGGCCGCGGGCCTTGCCGGGCGTTTTGCACCGAGCTTGAAAATTCCGGCGCGCTCGTTGATTGCGGCGGTCATCGGTGGCCTGTTGCTCGGCTATGGCTCTCGCCTGGCGTATGGCTGCAACATCGGCGCCTATTTCAGCGGCATCGCTTCGGGTAGCCTGCATGGCTGGCTGTGGCTGGTGGCTGCGTTTATCGGCAACAGCGTGGGCGTGCGGCTGCGACCGTTCTTCTTCGCGGACGAACGGCGTCAGGTGGCCTTGAGCGGCTGCTGA